A stretch of the Halococcus hamelinensis 100A6 genome encodes the following:
- the hisC gene encoding histidinol-phosphate transaminase — MQPRDLSAHAVYAAGRGSEEVARELGLDPERIVKLSSNENPFGPSPAAVEAIREAAGSIHTYPKSVHTDLVARIADRWDVTSPQVWLANGGDGALDYLSRAFLDPGDGVLVSEPGFAYYAMTARYHHGEVRTYALEKSDGFAQTPETVLDSYDGERIVYLTSPHNPTGTEADLAAIERIADETGEDTLVVVDEAYGEFSETPSALALVEGREGWDARDDVAVLRTFSKAYGLAGIRLGYALVPDEWAEAYTRVNTPFAASSLACRAGLAALDDREHVERTTETVEWSREYMHAELDAHTYPSAGNFVLVDVEDASAVAEAAKREGVVVRDCSSFGLPECVRVTCGTRESTERAVSVLNEVTG; from the coding sequence ATGCAGCCACGCGACCTCTCGGCGCACGCCGTCTACGCGGCGGGCCGGGGGAGCGAGGAGGTCGCCCGCGAACTCGGGCTCGACCCCGAGAGGATCGTCAAACTCTCCTCGAACGAGAACCCGTTCGGACCCAGCCCGGCCGCCGTCGAGGCCATCCGCGAGGCCGCGGGTTCGATCCACACCTACCCGAAGTCCGTCCACACCGACCTCGTGGCCCGGATCGCCGACCGCTGGGACGTCACCTCCCCACAGGTCTGGCTCGCCAACGGCGGCGACGGGGCGCTGGATTACCTCTCGCGTGCGTTCCTCGACCCCGGCGACGGCGTGCTGGTCTCCGAACCCGGCTTCGCCTACTACGCGATGACCGCGCGGTACCACCACGGCGAGGTGCGGACCTACGCGCTCGAAAAGTCCGACGGGTTCGCCCAGACGCCCGAGACGGTCCTCGACTCGTACGACGGCGAGCGGATCGTCTACCTCACCAGCCCGCACAACCCCACAGGTACGGAAGCGGACCTCGCGGCGATCGAACGCATCGCCGACGAGACCGGTGAGGATACGCTGGTGGTCGTGGACGAAGCCTACGGCGAGTTCTCCGAGACGCCGAGCGCGCTCGCGCTCGTGGAGGGGCGAGAGGGATGGGACGCTCGCGACGACGTCGCCGTCCTCCGGACGTTCTCGAAGGCCTACGGCCTCGCGGGCATTCGGCTCGGCTACGCCCTGGTGCCCGACGAGTGGGCCGAGGCCTACACCCGCGTGAACACCCCGTTCGCGGCGAGTTCGCTCGCCTGCCGGGCAGGACTGGCCGCACTCGACGACCGCGAGCACGTCGAGAGGACCACCGAGACCGTCGAGTGGTCGCGCGAGTACATGCACGCCGAGCTCGACGCCCACACCTACCCAAGCGCAGGGAACTTCGTGCTGGTCGACGTCGAGGACGCGAGCGCGGTCGCCGAGGCCGCCAAACGCGAGGGCGTCGTCGTCCGGGACTGTTCGAGCTTCGGTCTGCCCGAGTGCGTTCGAGTGACGTGTGGCACCCGCGAATCGACCGAGCGCGCCGTCTCGGTCCTGAACGAGGTCACGGGATGA
- a CDS encoding aminotransferase class V-fold PLP-dependent enzyme gives MEPLDLREEMPALDDVTYLNTGAASPVPRAVVEAATDEIEHQSYAAPAGEGMYPALFDSLETSREAVAGFLGADLDEVALTNSTADGISRIATALPWQAGDVVVRTDCEHSAGILPWERLRDVYGIEVRVLETHEGRVDLDDAKAVLDGADLLCLSSITWNYGTRFRVGELTDIAHDAGALTLVDAVQSPGQVDLDITDWGADFAVGAGHKWCCGPWGAGFLYVADDATDALEPTRVGYRSVAAPDDDEYEFAPGVRRLEVGTTSPAPHAGLRAALDALESIGLSTVEDRIERLTDRLKDGLDDDRLLSPQEYESGLVTIADDDPEAAVERLSEAEVAIRSLPSPAALRASVHVFNTADDVDALLDAL, from the coding sequence ATGGAGCCGCTCGACCTCCGGGAGGAGATGCCGGCGCTCGACGACGTGACCTACCTCAACACCGGCGCAGCGAGCCCCGTGCCGCGCGCCGTCGTCGAGGCCGCGACCGACGAGATCGAACACCAGTCCTACGCCGCCCCCGCCGGCGAGGGGATGTATCCCGCGCTCTTCGACTCGCTCGAAACCTCGCGCGAGGCCGTCGCGGGGTTTCTGGGTGCCGACCTCGACGAGGTCGCGCTCACCAACTCCACCGCCGACGGCATCAGCCGGATCGCGACCGCGCTCCCCTGGCAGGCGGGCGACGTCGTCGTCAGAACCGACTGCGAGCACTCGGCGGGGATCCTGCCCTGGGAACGGCTCCGGGACGTCTACGGGATCGAGGTCCGGGTGCTCGAAACCCACGAGGGACGGGTCGACCTCGACGACGCGAAGGCCGTCCTCGACGGGGCCGACCTGCTCTGTCTGAGTTCGATCACCTGGAACTACGGCACCCGATTTCGGGTGGGTGAGCTGACCGATATCGCCCACGACGCCGGTGCGCTGACCCTCGTCGACGCCGTCCAGTCGCCGGGGCAGGTCGACCTCGATATCACCGACTGGGGTGCGGACTTCGCGGTCGGCGCGGGCCACAAGTGGTGCTGTGGGCCGTGGGGCGCGGGCTTCCTCTACGTCGCCGACGACGCGACCGACGCACTCGAACCGACCAGGGTGGGCTATCGTAGCGTCGCCGCCCCGGACGACGACGAGTACGAATTCGCACCGGGCGTCCGCCGGCTCGAAGTCGGTACGACCTCGCCCGCCCCGCACGCCGGCCTCCGGGCCGCGCTCGACGCGCTCGAATCCATCGGCCTGTCGACCGTCGAGGACCGTATCGAGCGGCTGACCGACCGGCTGAAGGACGGCCTCGACGACGACCGCCTGCTGAGCCCGCAGGAGTACGAGTCCGGCCTCGTGACTATCGCGGACGACGACCCCGAAGCGGCCGTCGAGCGCCTCTCGGAGGCGGAGGTTGCGATCCGGTCGCTGCCGTCGCCGGCGGCGCTCCGGGCGTCGGTCCACGTCTTCAACACCGCCGACGACGTCGATGCACTGCTCGACGCGCTGTGA
- a CDS encoding TrmB family transcriptional regulator produces the protein MDVTDHDDAVAALKRLGLSSYEAKVFVALQRIGRGTAREIDDVTDVPRSQVYGAAENLEKRGLIDVQRAEPIQYRAVDLDEARRRLRARIDDAEERAFGYLETARNELVEDDEAREEVWTVTGREAITDRVIRLASGAEHRVVFGTDDERLVTDEVLATLDDFSGTIIVVSTNPAVRERFGGIGGVVTPSATTLAEMGPDDRSSRILIVDGDTVLMSVHGEGTGDCTETAIWSANTGFASVFAGLFEEWLTEFFDG, from the coding sequence GTGGACGTGACCGACCACGACGACGCGGTGGCGGCGCTCAAACGCCTCGGGCTATCGAGCTACGAGGCGAAGGTGTTCGTCGCGCTCCAGCGGATCGGTCGCGGGACGGCCCGCGAGATCGACGACGTCACCGACGTCCCGCGCTCGCAGGTCTACGGCGCGGCGGAGAACCTCGAAAAGCGCGGGCTGATCGACGTCCAGCGCGCCGAGCCGATCCAGTACCGCGCGGTCGACCTCGACGAGGCGCGGCGTCGGCTCCGCGCCCGGATCGACGACGCCGAGGAACGCGCGTTCGGCTACCTCGAAACCGCCCGGAACGAACTCGTCGAGGACGACGAGGCCCGCGAGGAGGTCTGGACCGTCACGGGCCGGGAGGCGATCACCGACCGCGTGATCCGGCTCGCGAGCGGGGCCGAACACCGCGTGGTGTTCGGCACCGACGACGAGCGGCTGGTCACCGACGAGGTCCTCGCAACGCTCGACGACTTCTCGGGCACCATCATCGTGGTGAGCACGAACCCGGCGGTCCGCGAGCGATTCGGGGGGATCGGGGGGGTGGTGACGCCCTCGGCCACGACCCTGGCCGAGATGGGGCCCGACGACCGCAGCAGCCGGATCCTGATCGTCGACGGCGACACCGTCCTGATGAGCGTGCACGGGGAGGGGACCGGGGACTGTACCGAGACCGCGATCTGGAGCGCGAACACGGGGTTCGCGTCGGTGTTCGCCGGGCTGTTCGAGGAGTGGTTGACCGAGTTCTTCGACGGCTGA
- a CDS encoding efflux RND transporter permease subunit — protein sequence MVDLDYQRLIDWADEWITERPRTVVLLFVVLTAVFAVGMTNISTSSGTSQFTDDSPAQTALDNVNEEFSPTFSEANGSTQLIQRGSNVLSKEELLAMLTLQQRAEEDPSLRIASTSSAAAIVAQTLDPEATTLDDQIDAIEDATPTEIDSAIGTAAENEGFTSLLSNDFNEQSASASATIGTITHDVPGGVSSSSAGTSGSSPLTGYQTRVRTMADSVDSDITVFGSGIVSDEFTNIIFDSLIIVVPAAALLILIFLIFAYRDPIDLLLGVISLVFAVVWTFGFTGLAGLPFSQMLIAVPPLLLAVGIDFGIHTINRYREERVQEYSVTKSMRTATDQLFVAFFIVTGTTVVGFAANGVSSLQPIRQFGLVAAVGIVFTFLIFGIFLPAAKVWGDHLRVRYGIPEFGLTPLGAEGSLLGRVLTVGVSAARRAPYAVLVLTLVTSVAAGGYATGVDTTFSQDDFLPPEDLPDYVEALPEPFAPGTYTVTETSNFLEDNFATTQESSVTVYAEGDLRTDSALESIQRANENPPDPVVTSGRTASTDSIITVIRDYANQSSSFAALVDRNDVDGDGVPDDNLGEVYDALLESPYRAQALNYITEDYRSTQVVYSIESDATQDEISNSGRTLANRYRLDATATGQTIVLQAVTDAIFVSAIQSLVAALIVTAIFLVVIYYIIEGRPSLGLVNLVPIVTSVALLAGSMRLFAIPLNALTATILSIAIGLGVDYSSHFVHRFVDEYHESGEEVFVALDDTVRGTGGALTGSMLTTTTGIGVLALAITPILGQFGVVVALSIFFAYLTSMLLTPSVIVVWERWT from the coding sequence ATGGTCGACCTCGACTACCAGCGCCTCATCGACTGGGCGGACGAGTGGATCACCGAACGGCCGCGGACGGTCGTGCTCCTGTTCGTCGTGCTGACCGCGGTGTTCGCGGTCGGGATGACCAACATCTCGACGAGTTCGGGGACGAGCCAGTTCACCGACGACAGCCCGGCACAGACCGCCCTCGACAACGTCAACGAGGAGTTCTCGCCGACGTTCTCCGAGGCCAACGGCAGCACCCAGCTGATCCAACGCGGGTCGAACGTGCTCTCGAAGGAGGAGCTGCTCGCGATGTTGACCCTCCAACAACGGGCCGAGGAGGACCCGAGCCTCCGGATCGCCTCGACGTCGAGCGCGGCCGCGATCGTCGCACAGACGCTCGACCCGGAGGCCACGACCCTCGACGACCAGATCGACGCGATCGAGGACGCCACGCCCACGGAGATCGATTCGGCGATCGGGACCGCCGCCGAGAACGAGGGGTTCACGAGCCTCCTCAGCAACGACTTCAACGAGCAGTCCGCGTCGGCCTCGGCCACGATCGGCACCATCACGCACGACGTGCCGGGCGGAGTCTCGTCGTCGTCGGCGGGCACCAGCGGCAGTAGCCCGCTGACCGGCTACCAGACCCGCGTGCGTACGATGGCGGACAGCGTCGACAGCGACATCACGGTCTTCGGCAGCGGGATCGTCTCCGACGAGTTCACCAACATCATCTTCGACTCGCTGATCATCGTCGTCCCCGCGGCGGCACTCTTGATCCTGATATTCCTGATCTTCGCCTACCGGGACCCGATCGACCTGCTGCTCGGGGTGATCTCGTTGGTGTTCGCGGTGGTCTGGACCTTCGGCTTCACCGGCCTCGCCGGGCTGCCCTTCTCCCAGATGCTGATCGCGGTCCCGCCGCTCCTGCTCGCGGTGGGGATCGACTTCGGGATCCACACCATCAACCGCTACCGCGAGGAGCGGGTCCAGGAGTACTCGGTCACCAAGTCGATGCGGACCGCGACCGACCAGCTGTTCGTCGCCTTCTTCATCGTCACCGGCACCACCGTGGTGGGCTTCGCCGCCAACGGCGTCAGCAGCCTCCAGCCGATCCGACAGTTCGGGCTGGTGGCGGCGGTCGGGATCGTCTTCACCTTCCTGATCTTCGGGATCTTCCTCCCCGCCGCGAAGGTCTGGGGCGACCACCTCCGGGTTCGATACGGGATCCCGGAGTTCGGGCTCACCCCGCTCGGGGCCGAGGGCTCCCTCCTCGGACGCGTGCTCACGGTGGGGGTTTCGGCCGCCAGGCGCGCACCCTACGCCGTGCTCGTCCTCACCCTGGTGACCTCGGTTGCCGCGGGGGGCTACGCGACGGGCGTCGACACCACCTTCTCACAGGACGACTTCCTGCCGCCGGAGGACCTGCCCGACTACGTTGAGGCGTTGCCGGAGCCGTTCGCGCCGGGCACGTACACGGTCACCGAGACCTCGAACTTCCTCGAAGACAACTTCGCCACCACGCAGGAGAGTTCGGTGACGGTCTATGCGGAAGGCGACCTACGGACCGATTCCGCGCTCGAATCGATACAGCGCGCCAACGAGAACCCGCCGGACCCGGTCGTGACGAGCGGGCGGACGGCGAGCACCGACAGCATCATCACCGTCATCCGGGACTACGCCAACCAGTCGTCGTCGTTCGCGGCGCTCGTGGACAGGAACGACGTCGACGGCGACGGCGTGCCCGACGACAACCTCGGCGAGGTCTACGACGCGCTGCTGGAGTCGCCCTACCGAGCACAGGCGCTGAACTACATCACCGAGGACTACCGGAGCACCCAGGTGGTCTACTCGATCGAGAGCGACGCCACGCAGGACGAGATATCGAACAGCGGCCGAACCCTCGCCAACCGGTATCGGCTCGACGCGACCGCAACGGGACAGACGATCGTGTTGCAGGCGGTGACGGACGCGATCTTCGTCTCGGCGATCCAGAGCCTCGTCGCCGCGCTCATCGTCACCGCGATATTCCTCGTGGTGATCTACTACATCATCGAAGGGCGGCCGTCGCTCGGGCTCGTGAACCTCGTGCCGATCGTGACCTCGGTCGCGCTGCTCGCGGGCTCGATGCGGCTGTTCGCCATCCCGCTCAACGCGCTCACCGCGACGATCCTCTCGATCGCGATCGGGCTCGGAGTGGACTACTCCTCGCACTTCGTCCACCGGTTCGTCGACGAGTACCACGAGTCGGGCGAGGAGGTCTTCGTCGCGCTCGACGACACCGTCAGGGGCACGGGCGGGGCGCTCACCGGGAGCATGCTCACCACCACTACCGGCATCGGGGTGCTCGCGCTCGCGATCACGCCGATCCTCGGCCAGTTCGGGGTGGTGGTGGCGCTCTCTATCTTCTTCGCCTACCTCACCTCGATGCTCCTCACGCCGTCGGTGATCGTGGTCTGGGAGCGGTGGACGTGA
- a CDS encoding COG1361 S-layer family protein, whose protein sequence is MNRSVLAVVLVGLVVMQGTVGGVLVGESNTAANANDTGNDSSALSELSNATGFATDALDVSASNAGNSSTETGSSTDTAESAESAESNDSTEASSGSDDASDSTSATGGTSAAETSDGTTDETGSDDSTSSEAESGESEDAESSSEAESGDGEDATTAVTTDGDASASESASAESGEEGDTGSAEGTSAGSSSTASAADGAGSGAASTSASAGSASPTSSAESEGAASQSAASQGAAGGSSSAAPTTSGAAGASSGAAPAAAAGGSSQSAPSGASAGGAPQSAGAAAQSPAGSAGAQGQSAQGAPGASAAGGSQAAAGSGASAVSPDAEFDIVSVDSDVATGEPGTVSVTIENTGEDATDAVVNFQSGSGDLLFGQSASTSRYIGDWEEGESRTVDLSVQAAPGADSADYPVEASVSYEDDDGEAAQSASSTFGVTVDEASDDLSVTSVDSDVPVGGTGNVSVTLENTGEDATDAVVNLQTLSGDLLFDRSANATRYVGDWDAGESRTIEVTMQATPSADTDTYPVQASVSYDDSDGEAAQLGPATFGVTPESQQEFSLDDVSGDLEVGSSGTVTGTVTNDGPKDATDAVLTVSPNSTSDVIPRQSQYVLGDLDVDESTSFDLPVLVNDTTEPGERQVQYYVQYYDSDGDPLRSEALTATVDIDEQEDDFEVVSTSSDVETGEEGSLTVVMNNTGENVTDATVSFQSLSGGVLFGESANASQFVEDWDTGEERSFEFDVTATGSADTTYPMQASLQYTDSEDDGAQAGPFAFGVTPGESEDDFEVVSTDSNVQVGDEGPITLTLQNNGENATETTVSLQSLTGDITLGQTANATAFVGEWPTGAQRTVSFNATATNTTDVRDYPFQASVSYNDPDGDQASGGPFTVGVTPEPEQNFNLSNVESTLRVGSEGNVTAQVTNQGPQAIDNAVVQLESQSESLSPQETEAAVGSLAPGESANVSFPIEVPDSAESGARQLSFVVEYDNENGDTRRSGSLDTQVDVAGQRDSFIVERANASVGIGSSEAVTLNVTNNRDTVVTNLNAKAYADTPLSLSNDEAYIARLAPGESEQISFGVSVTGSASEGQYPLSVDFQYDTPSDAGQLSQEYNVPVEATESSGGGLLSSAPVMIGLAALLVVLGIGVVWSRR, encoded by the coding sequence ATGAACCGGTCGGTACTCGCCGTGGTGCTCGTCGGTCTCGTCGTGATGCAGGGCACCGTCGGGGGCGTGCTCGTCGGCGAATCGAACACGGCCGCCAACGCGAACGACACGGGGAACGACTCGTCGGCGCTCTCGGAGCTGAGCAACGCGACGGGCTTCGCCACCGACGCGCTCGATGTGAGTGCGTCGAACGCCGGCAATTCGTCGACCGAAACGGGCAGTTCGACCGATACGGCCGAATCAGCTGAGTCAGCCGAGTCGAACGACTCGACCGAAGCGAGTTCGGGCTCCGACGACGCGTCGGACTCGACATCGGCGACGGGCGGAACGTCGGCCGCCGAAACCTCGGACGGAACGACGGACGAAACCGGGTCCGACGACAGCACGTCCTCGGAAGCCGAATCGGGCGAGAGCGAGGATGCCGAGTCGTCGTCCGAGGCCGAATCGGGCGACGGTGAGGACGCGACGACGGCGGTCACGACGGACGGTGACGCGTCGGCGAGCGAATCGGCTTCGGCCGAAAGCGGTGAGGAGGGGGATACCGGGTCCGCGGAGGGCACGTCGGCCGGATCGTCGAGCACGGCATCGGCCGCCGACGGAGCGGGTAGCGGGGCGGCATCGACGAGCGCGTCGGCCGGTTCCGCGAGCCCGACCAGCAGTGCAGAATCGGAGGGAGCCGCGAGCCAGAGTGCCGCAAGTCAGGGCGCTGCGGGCGGTTCGTCGAGCGCGGCACCGACCACGTCGGGAGCTGCGGGAGCGAGTAGCGGGGCGGCACCGGCCGCGGCGGCCGGTGGCTCGTCCCAGTCCGCACCGAGCGGCGCGAGTGCTGGTGGGGCACCCCAATCAGCGGGTGCAGCAGCACAGAGCCCGGCGGGGAGTGCGGGTGCACAGGGTCAGAGCGCCCAGGGTGCGCCGGGCGCGAGCGCGGCCGGCGGTAGCCAGGCTGCGGCCGGGAGTGGGGCGAGCGCGGTCTCGCCCGACGCCGAGTTCGACATCGTCTCGGTCGATTCCGACGTCGCGACCGGCGAGCCCGGCACCGTCTCGGTGACGATCGAGAACACCGGCGAGGACGCCACCGACGCCGTGGTGAACTTCCAGTCGGGCTCCGGTGACCTCCTGTTCGGCCAGTCGGCGAGTACGAGCCGCTACATCGGCGACTGGGAGGAGGGCGAGAGCCGGACGGTCGACCTCTCGGTCCAGGCGGCCCCGGGCGCCGATAGCGCCGACTACCCGGTCGAGGCCTCGGTCTCCTACGAGGACGACGACGGCGAGGCCGCCCAGTCCGCGAGTTCGACCTTCGGCGTCACGGTCGACGAGGCGAGCGACGACCTCTCGGTGACGAGCGTCGACTCTGACGTCCCCGTCGGCGGCACCGGCAACGTCAGCGTCACGCTCGAGAACACCGGCGAGGACGCGACCGATGCGGTGGTGAACCTCCAGACGCTCTCGGGCGACCTGCTGTTCGACCGGAGCGCGAACGCGACCCGGTACGTCGGCGACTGGGACGCCGGCGAGTCGAGGACCATCGAGGTCACGATGCAGGCGACCCCGAGCGCCGACACCGACACCTACCCGGTTCAGGCCTCGGTCTCCTACGACGACTCGGACGGCGAGGCCGCCCAGCTCGGCCCCGCGACGTTCGGCGTTACCCCCGAGAGCCAACAGGAGTTCTCGCTCGACGACGTGTCGGGCGACCTCGAAGTCGGCTCCTCGGGCACGGTCACGGGCACGGTCACGAACGACGGCCCGAAGGACGCTACCGACGCGGTGTTGACGGTTTCGCCCAACAGCACGAGCGACGTGATACCGCGCCAGAGCCAGTACGTCCTCGGCGACCTCGACGTCGACGAGTCGACCTCGTTCGACCTCCCCGTGCTCGTCAACGACACGACCGAGCCGGGCGAGCGCCAGGTCCAGTACTACGTCCAGTACTACGATTCGGACGGCGACCCGCTCCGGAGCGAGGCGTTGACGGCGACGGTCGACATCGACGAGCAGGAGGACGACTTCGAGGTGGTCTCGACCAGCAGCGACGTCGAGACCGGCGAGGAGGGGAGCCTCACGGTGGTGATGAACAACACCGGCGAGAACGTCACGGACGCGACGGTGTCGTTCCAGTCGCTCTCGGGCGGCGTGCTGTTCGGCGAGTCCGCCAACGCGAGCCAGTTCGTCGAGGACTGGGACACCGGCGAGGAACGGAGCTTCGAGTTCGACGTGACCGCGACGGGCAGCGCGGACACGACCTACCCGATGCAGGCCTCGCTTCAGTACACCGATTCGGAGGACGACGGGGCCCAGGCGGGGCCGTTCGCCTTCGGCGTCACCCCGGGCGAGAGCGAGGACGACTTCGAGGTGGTCTCGACCGACTCGAACGTCCAGGTCGGCGACGAGGGTCCGATCACGCTCACCCTCCAGAACAACGGCGAGAACGCGACCGAGACGACGGTCTCGCTCCAGTCGCTCACCGGCGACATCACGCTCGGCCAGACCGCGAACGCGACGGCGTTCGTCGGCGAGTGGCCGACGGGTGCCCAGCGGACGGTGAGCTTCAACGCCACCGCGACCAACACCACCGACGTCCGTGACTACCCGTTCCAGGCCTCGGTCTCGTACAACGACCCCGACGGCGACCAGGCCAGCGGCGGGCCGTTCACGGTCGGCGTGACGCCGGAGCCGGAGCAGAACTTCAACCTCTCGAACGTCGAGAGCACCCTCCGGGTCGGCTCCGAGGGCAACGTCACCGCGCAGGTCACGAACCAGGGCCCACAGGCCATCGACAACGCGGTCGTCCAGCTGGAGAGCCAGAGCGAGTCGCTGAGTCCCCAGGAGACCGAGGCCGCCGTCGGAAGCCTCGCGCCGGGCGAGTCGGCCAACGTCTCCTTCCCGATCGAGGTGCCCGATAGCGCCGAATCCGGGGCGCGTCAGCTCTCGTTCGTCGTGGAGTACGACAACGAGAACGGCGACACCCGTCGGAGCGGGAGCCTCGACACCCAGGTCGACGTCGCCGGCCAGCGCGACTCGTTCATCGTCGAGCGCGCCAACGCTTCGGTCGGGATCGGCTCCTCGGAGGCCGTGACGCTCAACGTCACCAACAACCGGGATACGGTCGTCACGAACCTCAACGCGAAGGCCTACGCCGACACCCCGCTCTCGCTCTCGAACGACGAGGCCTACATCGCCCGGCTCGCGCCCGGCGAGAGCGAGCAGATCAGCTTCGGCGTGAGCGTCACCGGAAGCGCGAGCGAGGGCCAGTACCCGCTCTCGGTCGACTTCCAGTACGACACGCCGAGCGACGCCGGCCAGCTCTCCCAGGAGTACAACGTCCCAGTCGAGGCGACCGAATCGAGCGGCGGCGGCCTACTGTCGTCGGCACCGGTGATGATCGGCCTCGCGGCGCTCCTCGTCGTGCTCGGCATCGGCGTCGTCTGGTCGCGACGGTGA
- the hflX gene encoding GTPase HflX produces the protein MSETDTVIAARVDGDSLAADEITSLADAAGYRVVGECTQTGPEDTGTYLGTGKVDELTALVERTAAETVIVDGELTPAQNHALRTALPDGTRLLDRYRLVLEIFDDQAATRRAQLQVELAQLRYDLPRMKESADGGGLNKRVEKGSPIYDARDRIDRLQRKLDELPDPGTEFRRRRREEGFDLVTIAGYTNAGKSTLLHRLADELELGGTTHPDRDETAAVEDELFETLETTTRRATLDGRPVLLTDTVGFIDDLPHWLVESFSETLSEAAAADCVVLVADASDSPDDLREKLAVSLDVLDSQGVSTDDVVTVLNKTDVLDADERERRLTAATDVVSSPLPVSIVEDGNLDDLVTRVLAHLPNESAEIVMPNGDDAMSLVSWLYDHADVANVEYVDERVVVAFSARPTIVERARAKAETTASERTERP, from the coding sequence ATGTCAGAAACGGATACAGTGATCGCAGCGCGTGTCGACGGCGACTCGCTCGCCGCCGACGAGATAACGTCACTCGCCGACGCCGCCGGCTACCGAGTCGTCGGCGAATGCACTCAGACTGGACCCGAGGATACGGGGACGTACCTCGGAACGGGGAAGGTCGACGAACTTACTGCTCTAGTCGAACGAACCGCGGCGGAGACGGTGATCGTCGACGGTGAACTCACGCCCGCACAGAACCACGCGCTTCGGACGGCGCTGCCGGACGGAACCCGATTGCTCGACCGCTACCGTCTGGTTCTCGAAATCTTCGACGACCAGGCGGCCACCCGCCGCGCCCAGTTGCAGGTCGAACTGGCTCAGCTCCGCTACGACCTGCCGCGGATGAAGGAATCAGCCGACGGAGGCGGGCTCAACAAACGCGTCGAGAAGGGTTCGCCGATCTACGATGCCCGCGACCGGATTGATCGCCTCCAGCGGAAACTCGACGAGCTTCCGGACCCGGGGACCGAATTCAGACGGCGTCGACGCGAGGAGGGCTTCGACCTCGTGACCATCGCGGGGTATACGAACGCCGGCAAATCCACCCTGCTTCATCGGCTCGCGGACGAACTCGAACTCGGTGGGACGACCCATCCCGACCGAGACGAGACCGCGGCCGTCGAGGATGAGCTGTTCGAGACCCTCGAAACCACCACCCGCCGCGCCACCCTCGACGGTCGGCCGGTCCTGCTCACCGACACGGTCGGCTTCATCGACGACCTTCCCCACTGGCTGGTCGAATCGTTCAGCGAGACGCTCTCGGAGGCCGCGGCCGCCGACTGTGTGGTGCTCGTCGCCGACGCGAGCGACTCGCCCGACGACCTCCGTGAGAAGCTCGCCGTCTCGCTCGACGTGCTCGATTCCCAGGGCGTTTCCACGGACGACGTCGTGACGGTCCTCAACAAAACCGACGTGCTCGACGCCGACGAGCGCGAACGCCGTCTCACGGCTGCGACGGACGTCGTTTCGTCGCCGCTTCCGGTGAGTATCGTCGAGGACGGGAACCTCGACGACCTCGTTACCCGCGTGCTGGCGCACCTGCCGAACGAATCAGCCGAGATCGTGATGCCGAACGGCGACGATGCGATGAGCCTCGTTTCGTGGCTCTACGACCACGCCGATGTCGCGAACGTCGAGTACGTTGATGAGCGGGTCGTGGTTGCGTTCAGCGCTCGGCCCACGATCGTGGAGCGAGCCCGGGCGAAAGCCGAGACCACCGCGAGCGAACGGACCGAACGGCCGTGA
- a CDS encoding creatininase family protein: protein MYLADRTWPELGEYVANESLAVVPLGSTEQHGPHLPLATDHLIAEHLAREAADRAEVLCTPTINIGVSPHHRQFHGTMWVDPPAFRDYVESLSRNLSYHGIDRIVFVNAHGGNIVHLREVGRRLRDDGVAYALEWMWNDSIPDLVDDLFEHNGPHGGPKETAMIQHIAPELVHEEEFERARDEGVVDLTEIEMMVHGSRTFYDAIDNTESGVLGDQTDATAEKGEQLFEAAADQLVQLIDWVTDQPLDALLAKPHVDPQPGSGR from the coding sequence ATGTATCTCGCGGACCGGACGTGGCCCGAGCTGGGCGAGTACGTCGCGAACGAATCCCTCGCGGTCGTCCCACTGGGGTCGACCGAACAGCACGGCCCCCACCTCCCGCTCGCCACCGATCACCTGATCGCCGAACACCTGGCGCGCGAGGCCGCCGACCGTGCCGAAGTGCTCTGCACACCGACGATAAACATCGGCGTCAGCCCCCACCACCGCCAGTTTCACGGGACCATGTGGGTCGACCCGCCCGCCTTCCGCGACTACGTCGAGAGCCTCTCGCGCAACCTCAGCTATCACGGGATCGACCGGATCGTCTTCGTCAACGCTCACGGAGGGAACATCGTCCACCTCCGGGAGGTGGGCCGTCGGCTCCGCGACGACGGGGTCGCCTACGCGCTCGAATGGATGTGGAACGACTCGATCCCCGACCTCGTCGACGACCTCTTCGAGCACAACGGCCCCCACGGCGGGCCGAAGGAGACCGCGATGATCCAGCACATCGCGCCCGAGCTCGTCCACGAGGAGGAGTTCGAACGGGCGCGCGACGAGGGGGTCGTGGACCTCACCGAGATCGAGATGATGGTCCACGGCTCGCGGACGTTCTACGACGCGATCGACAACACCGAGAGCGGCGTGCTCGGCGACCAGACCGACGCCACCGCCGAGAAGGGCGAACAGCTCTTCGAGGCCGCCGCCGACCAGTTGGTCCAGTTGATCGACTGGGTGACCGACCAGCCGCTCGACGCGCTGCTGGCGAAGCCCCACGTCGACCCGCAACCGGGGAGCGGTCGATAG